In Mucilaginibacter boryungensis, a single window of DNA contains:
- a CDS encoding tetratricopeptide repeat protein translates to MKLISKILFVFLICVNYCFAQTGDPKLLVREGIELHNQKDYAGAIAKYKAALAIDPDYDPGNYQLAFSLNAMGKGLDGIPYLEKVFKSTSASTNLITGAYDLAGSIYDQQHQPQKAIASYQAGIKANPAYQPLRYNLGLAYFRNRQYAEAEQAAIGAINIDPKQASSMRLYALVCFHQNKRVPALLGLCEFLVLEPNTARSAEAYGNLQHILQGGVLKPEPGEVRPHAIEAGVNAPNQVIAKAIAPFSRRRYASAGDLLSAQLSAIFIALGTTPQEKYQFWHALADDFYKLSQTPNMPAFARLISLSTPESAKWAKTNVQQMSDLDGWLKNNQPDYK, encoded by the coding sequence ATGAAACTTATCTCTAAAATACTTTTCGTTTTTTTAATATGCGTTAACTATTGCTTCGCCCAAACCGGTGATCCGAAATTGCTTGTGCGTGAGGGGATTGAGTTACACAACCAGAAAGATTATGCCGGCGCGATAGCAAAATACAAAGCCGCCTTGGCTATCGACCCTGATTACGACCCAGGTAATTATCAATTGGCCTTCTCGCTTAACGCCATGGGTAAGGGGTTGGATGGCATCCCGTATTTAGAGAAAGTATTTAAATCAACTTCGGCATCAACTAACCTCATCACCGGGGCGTACGATCTGGCCGGAAGTATTTACGATCAGCAGCATCAGCCACAAAAGGCAATAGCAAGCTATCAGGCGGGTATCAAAGCCAACCCGGCTTATCAACCCCTGCGCTACAATTTAGGGCTGGCGTATTTCCGCAACCGCCAATATGCTGAAGCCGAACAAGCGGCAATAGGAGCTATTAATATTGATCCGAAACAGGCGAGCAGCATGCGCCTTTATGCGTTGGTATGCTTTCATCAAAATAAACGGGTGCCTGCCTTGTTAGGTTTATGCGAATTCTTAGTTTTAGAACCCAACACTGCACGTAGTGCCGAGGCGTATGGTAACCTGCAGCATATTCTGCAGGGCGGTGTGTTAAAGCCCGAGCCAGGTGAGGTGCGACCGCATGCTATTGAAGCAGGTGTGAATGCCCCAAACCAGGTCATTGCTAAAGCCATTGCGCCGTTTTCCAGGCGTAGGTACGCCAGCGCAGGCGACCTGCTTTCAGCGCAGCTTAGCGCCATCTTTATAGCTTTAGGTACAACACCACAGGAAAAATACCAGTTTTGGCACGCATTAGCCGATGATTTTTACAAACTATCTCAAACACCAAATATGCCTGCATTCGCGCGGTTGATTAGTCTAAGCACTCCCGAAAGCGCCAAATGGGCCAAAACCAACGTCCAGCAAATGAGCGATCTTGATGGCTGGCTTAAAAACAACCAGCCGGATTATAAATAA
- a CDS encoding ferritin-like domain-containing protein, giving the protein MKTSTYWIGYFKANARQQRINWETKPQLTQAELTTILYSLQIWQLGETSEGVQLTNMAARHAIRTNDPDYLEATKLFIKEEQKHGNNLGRYLDAIGKPRIKNNLGDNMFRFIRHLNSNMEMLTLTVLVVESTAQIFYQALKDATNCTLLKEICTDILIDEAHHITFQTERLANVYCNKNAFSRVWRKKAYKYFFYATACVVWFAHSKLFKAGGNTFSGYLKKMRYKYIKTLETITGNAIAQFA; this is encoded by the coding sequence ATGAAAACAAGCACTTACTGGATCGGCTATTTCAAGGCAAATGCCCGGCAGCAACGTATAAACTGGGAAACTAAACCACAGTTAACCCAAGCTGAATTAACAACCATATTATACTCCTTACAAATATGGCAATTGGGTGAAACATCGGAAGGTGTTCAACTAACAAATATGGCGGCACGCCATGCTATCAGAACTAATGATCCGGATTACCTGGAAGCTACAAAACTGTTTATTAAAGAGGAACAGAAACATGGCAATAACCTGGGGCGTTACTTAGATGCTATCGGCAAGCCGCGTATAAAAAATAATTTGGGCGATAACATGTTCAGGTTCATACGGCATTTAAATTCAAATATGGAAATGCTGACGCTCACTGTACTGGTGGTGGAAAGTACTGCACAAATATTTTACCAGGCGCTTAAAGACGCCACCAACTGCACCCTGTTAAAAGAAATATGCACTGATATATTGATTGACGAAGCCCATCACATTACCTTCCAAACCGAGCGTTTGGCCAATGTATATTGTAATAAAAATGCTTTCTCGCGCGTCTGGCGCAAAAAAGCTTACAAGTATTTCTTTTATGCTACTGCCTGCGTAGTTTGGTTTGCACATAGCAAGTTGTTTAAAGCTGGTGGTAATACGTTTAGCGGGTATTTAAAAAAGATGCGCTATAAATACATAAAAACTTTGGAAACTATAACCGGCAACGCTATTGCTCAATTTGCTTAA
- a CDS encoding winged helix-turn-helix domain-containing protein, translating into MSIPFDKLDKAFENRIRLQIMSILVVNERYDFNALKELLGVTDGNLASHLKGLEKEEYILVNKSFLGRKPNTNYEATTKGKQAFKAHLDALEQLIKHQKVG; encoded by the coding sequence GTGAGCATCCCTTTTGATAAACTTGATAAGGCTTTTGAGAACCGTATAAGGTTACAAATTATGAGTATACTGGTGGTGAACGAGCGGTATGATTTTAACGCGCTTAAAGAACTGCTGGGCGTAACCGACGGTAACCTGGCATCGCACCTGAAGGGTTTGGAGAAGGAGGAATATATTTTGGTAAACAAATCGTTTTTAGGGCGTAAACCCAATACTAATTATGAGGCAACCACAAAAGGCAAGCAAGCTTTTAAAGCACACCTGGATGCATTGGAGCAATTAATTAAACATCAAAAAGTAGGCTAA